tgactccacaacatggcggatatctgtatggcttgtttgggctctgagcgctgtactcagattattgcatggtgtgcttttttggTAAAGCttctttgaaatctgacacagcggttgcattaaggagaagtttatctaaagttccatgcataacacttgtattttcatcaacatttatgatgagcatttctgtaaattgatgtggctctctgcaaaatcactggatgttttggaagcaaaacattactgaatgtaacgcgccaatgtaaacggagattttggatataaatatgaactttatcgaacaaaacatacatgtattgtgtaacatgagtgtcatctgatgaagatcaaaggttagtgattaattttatctctatttctgctttttgtgactcctctctttggctggaaaaatggctgtgtttttctgtgactatgtactgacctaacataatcgtttggtgtactttcgtcgtaaagcctttttgaaatctgacacgttggctggattcacaacaagtgtagctttaatttggtctattgcatgtgtgatttcatgaaagttaaatttttatagtaatttatttgaatttggcgctctgcattttcactggatgtggCCAATGTGGGACGCTtgacatatcccagagaggttaaggaaGGCACAGCCATGATCAAAACAGTGCTGACATCTCCTGTGCcgcaatacacccccccccccccccccccctcctcctcctgggtAACTCACCGCTGAGTGGGCGGAGAACGTGCAGCCACAGTGTGCCGAGGAAAAAGAAGAACATAGACATGATGATGTAGAGCTTGGGCAGGGGGATCTCCCCAGCAGACAGGAAGCTGTTGGGGTTCTTCTCCTCGATGCTGATCTGAAAGCCATTCAGACACAAATAAGCAAGTGTGGCTAAAATAATGTTTCattttattataaaataatgtTCAGGATGTGATTTCGACAACATAGAAAATTAGGAAAAAGTGGATATTGGTACGGGGCTAGGTCCATTTCAATGACGTACGAATAGGGAATGATGTCCTCCTGACAAATCAGGAAAAATCTCACCTGATAAACCAGATACAAACTTCAACTTGCAACAAAAGAAAACTACGAAGAGGGTGAAAGAAACACACTCACTTCAATGCTGAAGCGGAGGGGGTTAACCATCTGAGTGTCTTTGCTGTAGCAGTTGTGGAAGTAGAAGTTGTACAGGCCTTGCTGCTCGTCTGTGCTGACGTTGAAGTGAAACTGCACGCAGGGAGGGGGGGGAAACACCTGTGACCTATGTAGCCCAACTCAAGCTAAATAAATTATATTAGCCTGGTGAACGAGCCTTACCTGAAAGGAGAAGACTTCTTTGTTTCTATGGAGTGGAAAAGGCACTTCAGCCTTTTTCTGTGAATATCAAGAGAGCGGGATCAGAAAACGTGCTTTGATGAAACGACGGCTGGATCGCAATCCTTAAAAAGTCCTCATTCACAAACCCTTGGCTAAATTAGTAACTGGGTAAAACCCTTTATCTGGGATGCAGCCCTTGGGAGCCACTGGTTTTCCTGTACAATTTCTATTTGGTGACAGACCGACATAGATAAGTGAGAACAGGTCCCTTGGTGAATAAAATCCACTTAATCAGTTTTCAGAGGAAAAACAGTGACAGTCCAACCCAGAGATAAAGCATGTTGGAATTGCTGTGCTAATAAACTTGTTTCACAAAAAGTTCTCACAAAACGTTTTGTTGAATAATACTTCAATTTAAATGTGCAAGAGCAAAGTTATATAAATTATGACCCAGGAAACACAGTCACGTATTTTAATGGTGTGTGACGCCAAGAGCTTTGTAATTTGCTTACAAAACCGCCAGACACCAGGGCTCCAATGAAAAAGATGTACCTTTTTATTGCGTGCCGTCGGCATGGGTAAACGGACGAGGGAGCAAGAATGAGATCCAGATACTTATTTTCTTACATTGGTTGAGGTCAAAGGGTGACAgagtaactatactgaacaaaaatataaatacaacatgtaaagtgttggtcccatgtttcatgagctgaaataaattatcccgcacaaaaagcttatctctttcaaattttgtgcacaaatttgtttacatccctgttagtgagcatttctcctttgccaagataatccatccacttgacaggtgtggcaaattaagaagctgattaaacagcatggtcattacacaggtgctggggccaataaaaggccactctaaaatgtgcagttgtgtcacacaacacaaagccacagatgtcaagttttaaaggtagcgtgcaattggcatgctgactgcaggaatgtctaccagagctgttgccaaagactgtaatgttaatttctctaccataacccgcatgttgttttagaaaatgtggcagtatgtccaaccggcctcacaaccgcaaaacATGTCTAtgacgttgtgaacagagtgccccatattggtggtggggttatggtattggcaggcataagctacagacaacaaacacattagcattttatcgatggcaatttgaatgcacaaaaataccgtgacgaaatcctggcccattttttttttttaaaggcatatgtgaccaacagatgcatacctgtattcccagtcatgtgaaatccatagattagggcctaattttattgcaattgactgattttctaatatgaactgtaactcagaaaaatctttgaaattgtttcacaTCGCTTTTGTATTTGAGTTCAGTATATGTTATATGAATATTCTTACCTCTGCAACATCCCGCTTGGGTTTACTCTCACCTAGGATTCAAATGACAACATTGAGAACAAGTTTAGTACAACAGATAAAACAATATATTCAACCATTGGTCATAACTTACACTGCTCAAATGCAGAATTCCTCAGCTATCTCGAACTTTGGCGTAAATCTACCATCAATGCAAGTTTAAAACATGTCCTCATCTCAAGTCAGTATTTATTCAGccctaaataaaaatgtatgaactGTAATGAGGAACCATACCATCACCATGGTCTCCCACAGGGTTTGTGTCATCTTTCCCCTTTACAGGTTTCTGTTGGTCAGCTCCAGTCTCAATGCCTATTGTCTCTCGGAGGCCAGGGAGGATGTCAGGGAACACATTCTCCTCAGATGACATCTTCATCTTCACCCtgagtcacacacaaacaaaatacatGTTTAGCCAAAGTTATGGTATAACATAACTTCAAAAAAAATGTTTGGCTGCTTAAAGCCACACTCCTCAATATGATTCAATCCACAATGAGCCCATAACTCTTGCCAGGGCGTCAATGTAGAAATGATTTgttctcaaatcaaatttgatttatcacatgcgccgaatagaaaaggtatagaccttacagtgaaatcagttaagaaaaataactgttaagtaaaaaaataagtaacaaataattaaagagcagcagtaaaataacaatagcgggaggctatatacagggggtatcggtacagagtcaatgtgcgggggcaccggttagtcgaggtaatatataGATGTAGAAGagagttaaagtgaccatgcatagataataaacagagtagcagcgtaaaagagggggggccaatgaaaatagtctgggtagccatttgattagttgttcaggagtcttatggcttgggggtagaagttgttaagaagtcttttggaccacgctcaatgccatcagaagaatcccagaacatattccagtctttgctagcaaaacagtcctgtagcttagcatctgcttcatctgaccacttttatattgaccgagtcactgatgcttcctgctttaatttttgcttgtaagccggaatcaggaggatagcattatggtcagatttgccaaatgtatgGTGAGCTTTGTACGCCtgcggagtaaaggtggtctagagttttttcctcttgttgcacatgtaacatgctggtagaaatgaggtaaaacagatttaagtttccctgcaataAAGTCCGCggacactaggagcgccgcctctggatgagcattttcctgtttgcttatggccttatacagctctttAACTGcactcttagtgccagcattggtttgtggtgttaaatagacagctacgaagaatatagataaactctcttggtaaatagtgtggtctacagcttatcatgagaaactctacctcaggcaagcaaaacctcgagacttacTTATATTTCGTGCAcgagctgttgtttacaaatatacatagaccatcaccccttgtcttaccagaggctgctgttctatcctgacaaaaaagtgtaaaaccaaccagctgtatgttattcatgttgtcattcagccacaactcggtgaaacataagatattacagtttaatgCCCTGTTGGTAGGATGTACGTGCTCGTAGTGAGTCTATTTTCTTATCCAATGATTGCCAACGTacaaaggcagattacccactcgccgtcggatccttacaaggcacccagacctacaTCCCCAATAtatatctgtctctttctcctgcgaatgagatgatgagggccttgtcgggtgtctggagtaaatcctttgtgtccgactcgttaaagaaaaaatcttcttccggtacgaggtgagtaatcgctgtcctgatatctagaagctcttttcagtcataagagacagtggcagaaacattatgtacaaaacaagttagaaATAACGCaggaaaaaaaacataacaatagCACAATTGATTAGGGGACTGTAAAACCGCAGCCATCAAGTTGACTagcctgattaaataaaaaaaactatttgtaaACAATGGTAACTCTTTGTAGAAGGGTACATGGGGTTCCCTGCGGTCAGATAGAAACTCACTCATTTTTATTGAAGTCAAATAACAGCAATGCCACAGCGACGTCACTGCTGGGAGACTTCTTAAGGACACAGTAGTCCAGATCTTGATCATCCTgtgcacacgcacaaacacaccagaCATTATTGATCTCATCCTGTTAGTAGGAGTAGCTCCTGTGTAGGCCTAGTCCATGTTGAAAAACTTCAGTAATAACAACAAACAGATCTTAGACTAGAATGGATACTCACTAAATACGTAGAGAAGCCATTGCTGCTTGTCCTATCCAGACTGAATCCAACCTGAATAGGAAACGGGCAAAGATTACAAAATAGATGTTGGTCAGAGCCATGCATTTTGTAAATAAGAAGATTAAATGTACCTGGCTACATCATTTCCCAATGTTGAGATTTCTCAATGGGGCTTCTCATGCAATGACAATTCCTAGAAAATGTATTGAACAGACCACTGACAGACATTGAAATGGATCTTACCGTGGAGCTGTCAATCTTGTCCAGATCCTCCCCAGTAAGGGTAAGACTGGACATATTCACTATCATGTAACCATGTTTGTAGAAGCCAAAAGTGTTCAGGTGGACTTTCTGCCGAATGTCATCCTGAAAGAATGTAAGTGACAAACCAAATTTGATTTTGATCAAGGTTACTGTTAATTGACATTGTAGTATCAGTGCATTAGAGATTAGCTGGCCATCACACTTAGTCAATAATTGTGGCCTACCATTTTCAAATCATAGTACAAGGTGACCAGCTGTTAAATCAAAAGCAACATAGCTAACAAGTGTTGCTTGTTAGCTAAAACGTTCAGTGGATAAACATGTTAAATACCATTAAAGACGAGCAAGTATTGCGACCTTATGTCTTATCCACGCGTAATTAGCTACACTAGACGATGTATTTATTATGATGaaccgctagctagctagcagctaggtcTGATTGGCATGAAACCCTATTCACTTGTATGACAGTAAGCGGCAATATGAAACTGGCAAATAAACCTACCTCGAGTTTAAGATGATGTAACCTGCAATGGCTTTCTCtgagaaataacaaaaataacacaatagtagccgtaaacatatatattttgtcGGTCGCCATTTTTCTAAAAAAGCATAATTGCAAGCAACTCACTTCCGGCAGGATTTACGCTCTGACGCATAAAATAAATTATGCTACGTCGTACGTTTTTCTTGTTTTGCGTTTAAGATAATCTTTTGTTTTGGGTAATACATTTTTCCTTGTATTTTTGGTACTTTTCCTCGTTTGTTTAACAAATGAcatgttctgcttgaaacattgaGAATGTAAAACAATTTCATCTGCATTACATTCCAGGCCGTGTACAAAGCAAGAATCACCAAATATCACTGCTGGAAAGAGTGGAAAATGCAGTAACCACTTAAATACTAGTGCTTCCAAACTGGACAATATGATGCATAAGAAAACACATCTGTTAATGATTCATTTAATTATCTTAAGTGCACATACATTTAAAACTATAGCATTTCCCTGAAATGTTAAGACCACTTTAAAAAAGATTTGGGAATAGTCTAGCAGTTTCTAAAACCCAGGGAAATATTGACTGCATTCCAGGCCAACTACATTGCAGTCACCTGCCAGATCGCACAATTCCTGGATCATATCATCTACCTGTAGCAATCTTATACCTGGCTGTGCAGTCGATAGGGCACCCATTAGTTGCTGTGTGTACTGCAGCATGACTGCAATATAGTCAGACTAGAACAGGGCCAATCACTCAAATCAAGCGCTAATTTCCATGGTACTTTGGGTGTAAGCATTAgtccaaaacgttttgcaacaggaaacaagagtttctactttctattggacaaattcatgtagagccctccctgtttcattctgtttggttcctagtgaatacacccctggtgatttttttttgtgggggggaatTTATTCATTAGTCAGTTTCCAAAACAGTCTCCTCCACAACAGAAAactttgtccaatagaaactatttTTGTTAAATTTAGGTAGGTCCCTCCCGGTTATGTTCCATTTGGTTACTAGATTAAGACAGGTTCTATTGCAAAAAGCTTTGCAACAGATACCGACTTACAAATACACCCTACCTCTAGTGTGTTTGTGGGTTTCTTTACAGTAGACATACAATTGCACTCTGACACAAATTTACAAGGCAATGAACATTCTGAAATGTTAGTCACAAAGCAACTGCAGTATAAAAGACTTATCGCTTATGACACCGTAGAGTAATTTACAGACATGTTAGTTTACATTGTGCTCAACGCTAAAGGTCTAGTTTTATTGTAGAGGTGTTCAATTTTTTTATTGAAGGGAGAATATCTGATTTACCAACACAATGATAGCTACACGAAgcacatttgaaatgtttaagAATACAGTCAACTAATAATGCAAGTCTGCGAGATCGGCAAATGAGGATCTCACTAGGAAATagtggaacaaaacaaaaattaaaaaCTGTTCTCTTTGTAAGAAATCCAGTTCATGTTGcaaccctctccctgtctcttattGGTAGCAATGAAAGGACAGGAACGAAAGCCATTCTTGTACACAACCCAAAGAAACGTACTGGGTGGAAAGAGTGAGGCCTTTGACTAACCGTTTCCACACTTTCTTTGGATTACCTGTCATTTTAGGGGCCTACCGTCCCACTGCCTTCTTCTCAAATGCTTTTAAAGCACGATACCACTTCACATAAACAATAACTGTAAACACCCGTGTCATACTGGAAATCGCACAAATGAACCCCCCAAGAGTTATTGTAAACAGTTTTAGCTTCAAGTATAAGACTTAGGGTTAATATTTGTTTTCGATTGTTGGAGACTAATTGACTTGAATCTGTTTGTGTTGCATGAGCCAGTTTATAATTGCACAATCCACTTATTAGTAGTAATAACTTGTCATTGGTTAGGATGTTGGGACTGGAGACTTATTGcagtgcaggggggggggggctagattGTGTGTGAGACACTagtctctcttacacacacctgCCCACAAAGGATCTGGACTCATGCTATCAATAGGAGGGAGGAACAGAGTTCTTGCCCAGTACTGACTGACACTGTTTATCCTAGACACAAAGAGGTGACCCCGCCTAGCCAGAAGGCATAAATATATATGCATGTTTGTGTGCTATGGAGCTGTAGCATCCAGTTTGTGTGTAATACATCTAGTTTAAACTTCCTTTGGTGTCTATCTGGAATTTGTACCAGAACCTTACACTGATTGTTTTCTATCTCTGGTTCTCTTTTCGTAGTGTACTGATGTGTCTATGTTTTAAAATGTCATTGTAGGGCTCATCTATAAAAGAGACCAAGGTCTCCAAATggctccctgtcaaaataaaataaCGTGTGATCCTCAGTAAGGCTCTGTGTGGTACTGGCTAAAACATTTGACATGAACTTGTATTGGCCAGAGCCCTCTATTTATCAATTGAAATAGAAGGTTCTAGCAATGGCCATTTCTATTAGGCTTACCAAGGACTGGGGGTGACACAAAACCCTGTTGCCTGGTACAAATTGAATAACCTGCCAGTAAGCATAGCTAACAAGCTTTCCCTTAGGCTGCATGATATCCCAGCATTTAGCTCTCTCCAGAGAGGGTTTCTTCTTGATTCTGCTTACCAGACAAATCAATCTGATCTATTGCTGTTCTGACAG
The sequence above is a segment of the Salvelinus sp. IW2-2015 unplaced genomic scaffold, ASM291031v2 Un_scaffold16393, whole genome shotgun sequence genome. Coding sequences within it:
- the gpr107 gene encoding protein GPR107 → MATDKIYMFTATIVLFLLFLRESHCRLHHLKLEDDIRQKVHLNTFGFYKHGYMIVNMSSLTLTGEDLDKIDSSTVGFSLDRTSSNGFSTYLDDQDLDYCVLKKSPSSDVAVALLLFDFNKNEVKMKMSSEENVFPDILPGLRETIGIETGADQQKPVKGKDDTNPVGDHGDGESKPKRDVAEKKAEVPFPLHRNKEVFSFQFHFNVSTDEQQGLYNFYFHNCYSKDTQMVNPLRFSIEISIEEKNPNSFLSAGEIPLPKLYIIMSMFFFFLGTLWLHVLRPLSGDADVYKIHWLMTALPFTKSLSLIFHAIDYYYISNQGFPIEGWAVVYYITHLLKGALLFITIALIGTGWAFVKHILSDKDKKIFMIVIPLQVLANVAYIILESTEEGTTEYGLWKEVLFLVDLLCCGAILFPVVWSIRHLQEASSTDGKAAINLAQLKLFRHYYVMIVCYIYFTRIIAILIKFIVPFQWKWLYQLLDELATLAFFFLTGHKFRPASYNPYLLLSVEDDVEMEEVITTSTAMGDGVKKVKRSANGPTEERESMA